Genomic window (Cellulosilyticum lentocellum DSM 5427):
ATCCCTTTTTTTCTAATATAATCTGTTACTTCTTTTAACCCATTAGGAAATCTCTGCTTTGATTCTTGCCACTCGCCTACATTATCCCACCAGTTTCCATCGGCATACCATCCTGCGTCAATACAATAGTATTCACATCCTGCTTTTGCTGCTGCATCAATTAATGGGATTTCTTTCTCAGTAGTGGGATCCCCCCATAAAGAATTCATATAATCATTAAATATGATTTTTAGCTCTTCATTATCTTTATTAGGCCGTCTAATCACCCTTCTGTACCTCGTTAATTGACCTATAGCCTCATCAAAGCCCTGACTCGTTACACCTACTGCTACTGGCACAGAGGTAAATGTATCTCCCAAGCCAAGCTCCTTAAACCAATGGGCATTTAATTCATCTGGTCCACAAATATTTAGATAAAAGTGACCATTTTGATCCCCTATCTCCCAATGCCAAGAGCCATTGTGTTCTATTTGCCAAAATAAGCTACTTCCCACTTCTGTATTTTCCAAATAACCCATAGGTAAATACTTTTTACTAGACCAATTTCCTACGTTAGTGATCTCAAAAGCATTAGAAGACCTTTGATCAATTGTAGGTTGTACTTGCTCTAAGCCTACTTCTGGCAAAGTATAAGTCTGCCAATTCATCTCTCTCTGCCATGAATGATGAGGCACATGGATGCGCATCTTTTCATCCCTTGGTAGTAATCCTTCTTTCTCTATACCTGTATAATTAAATGAAGAGATATACTCTAAAGTTTGAGGATTCTTACCTTTATTAGTGACCTCATTCCAAAAACGAACGATTGAAATTTGATTATAAAATTGCATATGAGTTGTTACATACACCTGTGATACTTCATCATAAGTTGTTATCTCTATTTTTCTTCCTAATGCATTTCTCTCATCTTTAAGGCTACTATATTTCATTCGATAGCCTGGTGCAGTCACAATATATTTATTTCCATGTCTTTCATAAGGTTTATCCATGCCTGATAAGTTTAACTCTACAAGATTAAATGCCTCATTATGAATTCGTTCTGATACAATATCCATTTCATTAAAAGGTATGGCTGAAAAATGTAATAGCTTCACCTGTTCTTCTTTTGTTATTTCTAGAACCATATAAATGCCATTTTCAACAACTTCTATTCGCTTCATCTTTGCCACCTCTCCGACTTCTATTCTGCGATCAAATGAATGAGTTGTCCTTTAAAGTCTCCAAATATACTTTGAATATTAAGCCCTCCATACATTAAAACATCTCCTGCATAAACCTCTTCACTACCCTCTATGCGATAAAATGCCTTTGTATCTAACCCCTTCAAGTAAATTCTTCTACTACGATGATTAGGCCTTGCCATGACTTGAATAAAGGTTACGAGAACTTCCTTCTTATCTTTTGATACAACAGACCAACAATCATACATATGATTTTGACTATAAGAAGCAATGCGATAATAATCACCTTGTCTCACTAAGTCATTATATTTATGATACATAGCTACTTGCTGTGGAATCATGGCTCTATCTTCTTCTGGAATGCGTGTAACATCTAATTCATAACCAAACGTACCTAATAAAGCTACATAGCCTCTTGTTTCAAAAGGTGTTGTTCTACCCACTGTATGATTAGGACAATCACTTACATGAGCACCTATGGCTGATAAGGGATATATAAGGGCTGTTCCTTCTTGAATCTTTAACCGTTCAATAGCATCAGTATCATCAGAGCACCAGATCTGTGGACTATAATAAAGCATACCTGGGTCAAATCTCGCACCACCGCCAGAACAGTTTTCTAAAAGTAGCTCTGGAAATTCATCAATTAATCTTTGTTGGAGTTCATAAACACCTAACACATAACGGTGATAAAGTTCTCCTTGTTGATTAGCCTCTAGATAATAGCTTCCTATATTGGTTAGTGGACGATTCATATCCCATTTAACATAGGTAATATTAGCACTGCTTAATACCTTTCTTAAACATTCATAAACATAATCTCTTACTTCTTTTCTGGATAAATCTAATACATATTGGTTACGACATAAAGTCCCCTCTCTATTTGGCACTGCAATAGCCCAATCTGGATGTGCACGATACAAATCCGAATCTGGTGAAATCATTTCTGGCTCAAACCAAATACCAAAAGCCATACCTAGCTTATTCACTTCATCTACTAGATATTTTAAACCACCTTTAATTTTCTCCTCGTTAACTTGCCAATCACCTAACGCACAATTATCGCTACTTCTAGTGCCAAACCAGCCATCATCCATCACTAGCATTTCTATACCTAATGCTGAAGCTTCTCTAGCAATGGCTAATAATTTATCTGTATCAAAATCAAAATAAGTTGCTTCCCAGTTGTTAATTAAAATCGGACGCTTTTTGTTCTTATATATACCTCTAATCAAATGATTGCGGTACAAGTCATGAAGTGTTCTACTCATCTTCCCTAATCCTTCAGCCGAATAGACCATAACAACTTCTGGTGTAGTAAAACTAGCTTGTTCTTCTAATTGCCAACTAAAATCTGTGGGTTCAATTCCCATGACTGCTCTTACTGTGTCAAACTGATTACATTCTACTTGAGCCATAAAATTACCAGAGTATACAAAATGGAAGCCATATACCTCTCCTCTATCTTCTGTAGCATCTGCTGTTAAAAGCGCCATGAATGGATGATCTTGATGACTAGATTCTCCTCTTATAGAAGAAGTACCTTGTTTACCATATCCTACTCTTCGGCGCTGCATATGACGTTCTCTAGCCCAAGAACCATGTAAGGTAAGTAATTCAAAGTCTTTATTGTCCATATCAAGACAAACGGATAAAGCTTTAGTAAGTGTTATGTTCTCTGTATGCTTATTCGTTATTTTGGTACTTCTTGTAATAACATCTAAGTTTTCAAAGACCGTATAGCTTAATACAACTTCTAATTGTAGAAGCTTATCTCTACAAATGATTTCTAAGGTAGTGCATTCGTTATCTTTTCCAAAAGTTGCTGGTAACCCCTCTAGTGCTTTTTTCCCTTTATAAATAGTGTGATCCACATAAGCTAGACTACAAGCACTGTGACCTTTTGAAGTCTTCACACCTAAACAGCTCTCTCTAAAATCTCCAATGCCATGAGTAGAATATTCCATCGGAAAACAATCTAAGAAACTTCCCCTGTCTCTATTATTCTTACTAGGTACATAAGGGCCTTCATTAGTCCTCAATAAGTAACTTAAATGATAATCCTCTATCCTTTTACCATAATAAATGTGACCTATAAAATCCTCTTCATCAACAATACCTATCATATAAGTTGATTGTGGTGTGTCTAATTTAAATGCTCGTTCACTTTCATAATACTTGATTCCCATACCCCATCTCCTTCAAGTTATATTTTATTATTAGCTTATATTGACTTAAGAAACTAAAAACCCTAGTATGCTTACTAGCTGATTTTCAGGTGCTTGCATCACAGTTAAGGTAATTCTATGTTTCTTGTATTCACCATTCATTAAAATAGGATAAGTTTCAGGATAATTTCCCCACCCTTTATCAAAATAAGTATCTAGTATATTGGTAGGTTCATCATCAATGGTAATCATCACCTTTCCTCTAATATCCTCAATCCCTTTAATATAAAGAAGGAAAATATGACTACCTTCTAATTCACATACTAATTCTGCCTCTTTAGCATCCCTCTGCATTTTGTAGCCATCCCCTATAGTTCTAAACTGCTCATCGCTAGCTTCAAAACCTACCTTCTTAATGAATCCTATTTCCTTACAGGATAAAAGCTGTCCCTTTTCATAAGGGGCCTCATTTAAAGGTGTCTGTGGTATCTCATAATGCTTATCTTCTGATACAGGACTAGTCATAGCTTCCTTTAGTAACTTTGTTACCAATTCTGCAACAATCCCGTGTCCTCTATCATTAGGATGGACTTCGTCTGTCTCAATATCCTTCCAAGTATATGTACCTTTCTTAATTTCTTTAAAGATTTCTTGTCTATAACTTACTGTGGGTATACCATAATATTTAGCAATAGCTGCTTGTTCTTCCTCTGCACTTGTACCATCTTCTAATGTCATAAAAATCTCAACAATTGCTGTATCTTCCAAGGTAGTTAAAATACGTCTTATTAAGCTTTCATAGGAAAGGTTAGTCTTCTCTTTTGGTGGTACATCATTAGCAGCAAATTCGACAAATATCAAATCTGGTTTATGAACTAATAAATCTTTTTCTACACGATGCACACCTATTAAAGAACCCGTAGCACCTACACCAACATTAATTTTATTAATTTTTGTTTCTGGAAACGTTTCTTGAAACCATTTATAAACCCTTTCTACATAGGCATTTTTAGGTAAACTTGGATTGCAGCCTTGTGTAATAGAGCCTCCTAAAAAGCCAACTGTTATCTCTTCTCCATTTAATGCACGTTGCAACACGCGACTCAATTTTTCTGTAGACACACTACCATCTCCCTCATATCATAAGTTTTACAATGTTCCTTAGGCTTATTAGCTTTTTTTACATATGGTATTACTATTTTTATTATGCGTTACTTGTACCACTTAATATCAAACTATTTTAATTAAAAATAGTTTTTTTAAACTTAAATTAATTATATATTATCTTGTTAAAATTACAATCCCTTATCTTAACAGAGATAAAAAATGACATCAAAAAAGCTAAGTTACTATCAAAAAAGACAGTATCTTAGCTTTCTTTTATTTATTATTCTTCTGTAGTGCTATTAGAATTTCCTTCTCCTGCTGTTCCTGAATTATCATGGCTCGGCGTCGGAGTCGCTTCACCTGTTTCCAGCTGTTTAATACGTACATCAATATTAATAGGCTCGCCTACTACTCTTACATCTGCTGGCGGAATAATAGTTAGTGGTAACTGATATTCACCTGTTCCATATCCTGTCAGATCTAAAGAGAATTTAATATCCTCTTTGGTATATCCTAGTAATTTATTAGGTAAAGCACTTAATACTACTTGAATATTCAGTGTTAAAATCTCATAAGTTAAATTCTCACCTAAACCAATTACTGTTAAATCCATTTCATTCGTCTGTATTGGATATTCTAAGCTTTCTTCTTCCATTACTTCTAGGCTCACATTGACTTTATTATCAATCAAGGTCATAACCCCATCAGGCAATTTCATAGCCACTTGAATAAGATCTGTTTTTTCTACTTTACTTAAATCAATAGGTTCTAGTTCTATTTCTTTGATACCTGCTAAAAGTTCAGACTTACCAATGAGTTTTACCTTTTCAGGTGAAACAATTGTGTTAATAAGCACTAAGCCTTCTTTAAGCGTTCCTGTGTAGTTAACCTTAATCGTTACTTCTTTTTCACTACCAATTGGTAATTTTACCTCTGCTGTATCGGTGGATAAGGATAAGGAGGTAATTTCTACACCTTCTGCATCATAAAGCTTAATAGGTAACTGCGCTACTAATTTCTCTTCTGAGAAATCTTTTGCTTCAATGAGTACCTTCGCCTCCGAAACTCTATCAATATCTGATTTAGGTCCTGTAATTGTTACTTTATCAGGCGTAATAACAGGTACACCATCCCCAATTAATGTATAAGTATCTGTTAAGTCCTTAGACATCTCATAAGTAACCTTCTGGAGTTTTTGGTCAATCTTGTCTATTAGTACTTTAGTCACCTGTGGCTTTTTATCTGTAACACTGATTGTATAACTATCTAAATTAATTTTAACTGCATAATTAGCATTATCAGATAACGAGGATTCTGTTAAATTCCCCATATAATCTGCTATATTTAAAGTTGCTGTAATGAGCTTTGGATTTTTAACTAATTTATCAATTTCTAGACGTGGTCCCGTTACAACTACTTTAAAATTCTGATTTCTTATTTCGTCTTCATTTTTGAGTTTATAACCGCTAGATTCTAATTCGTCTAGACCAGTAATAACCACATTCACCCCTGCAATCTCTTGAGGCTGGATAGGATTTTGTGTATTAATAACAAAGAGCCATAGGATAAAGGCAAGTACTAAGGATGTTATTTTCCATGGAAGGTTGTCTGTAAATAATTTATTCATTTTTACTCTTTCCTTTCCATATTACCTTTTTTCTTTCTGATCGTTTCTTCTTTCTAGTAGAAAGAAGAATCTTCTTAATGAGTTCTGCATCTAGTCCTCTTTTTATTTTCCCATTTCTCACACAAGATATAATGCCATTTTCTTCAGACACAACAATAACAAGTGCATCTGTCCCCTCAGAAATACCAATAGCCGCTCTATGTCTTGTGCCTAAATCCTTGCTAATCTCCATACTATCTGAAAGAGGCAAGAAACAAGTAGCTGCAGATACTCTATTATTTTTAATAATAACTGCTCCATCATGTAAGGGCGTATTTTTTTCAAAAATATTAATGAGTAATTGACTAGAAATAAGGCCATCTATCCTGATTCCTGTTCTTTCCACATCACCAAGTCTAGTCTCTTGTTCAAGTACAATTAATGCTCCTGTTTTATATTTAGACATGTGCAGTGAAGCCTTTGCAATTGCTTCAATAGCTTCGTCTGTTAATCCATCCTCAGCCTGATCCGAGGTATTAATTAAGGATTCAAACAATTTTCCTCTACCAATCTGTTCTAAAGCCCTTCTAAGTTCCGGTTGAAATACAACTAAAATAGCAAAAGTACCTACTGTAATGGCATTAGAAACTACCCACCACAATGTATGTAGTTGGAAAAGATATGCCACACTAGCTACAACCAAGACAATCATTACACCCTTAAATAGCGCCCAAGTTCTCGTGTCTTTGATCCATGCTAGCACAATGTAAATAAGATATGCTACAACGAGTATATCAATAATATCTCTCATACCAATATTAGGAAATCCTAGATAGGGTATCTTATCAAGCGCCTCTTTTATTACATCCACCGAACAAAACTCCTTTATGTGTATTTTCTATCCTATTATATCATGTTTTACTGACTACGTGTATTTAATTTTCGACTACTCTACATAATTATTATGAATAATGAATCCTTTTCTAAAATTAAAGAAAGGCACAAGCCTGTTACTAATAATATGCTTGTACCTTCCCCATTATATACCTTTATCTTCATTATAAGATTCCATTATTCTGCTATTAAAATCCTTTGGCCCTTTATTATTAGTATAAACATGTTTTACAGTAGTATGCTTAACTTTTACATTTATTTTAGGGACTACTTTAACATAATAGTAATTATCATCATCTTCAAATTGAACAACTTCCGATCTTTGATAATCAAGGGCCACTGAAAAGAACTGGACAACTACTGCCACTATGCCGCCGATTACAGTCCATAAAATAATACTTCCCATCTTCATCCCAATATCATCAAAAAATAGGATAGCTAATCCAAACCCTAATATATTAACTACCATTCCTACTCCAATTGCAATATAAGGTGCATAATCAATAGATTGCTTTCTAATAATATAAACCACTGAAAAAACAATAAAGAATACAACTACTACTGATAGCATCTTTTCATCCATTAGTAAGGCATTAAAATCAGTCTTACTCACGCTAGTAGCTAAATCAACTATTTCACTTTTGTTAAGGGTTGTCGTTTGAATAACGGCTGTTAATTCAGGAACCACAAACCATACTATAACACCTATAATCATCATTACAATGCAAATATAACCGCCTAACAGCGCTACTATAATAGGTAAAATCAATGGTACATTAATCGCAAAAGCCATTAATGTTACTAAAGTTAACAAACCTTCCTTGGGAAATAGCCTCATAAACGCCAAATAAAGAATAGTAAGTAGTATAAACATCAATATTGCAAATATAGGATTAGCAGGTAAAATAAAAAGTGTGGTTAACAGAATACTCCCTATCAAAATCCACTGTGCTGACACAAAAGTTCCAATAAGCGCTAAAAACATCACAGCTATTACACCGCTTAAGGCCCCTGTATAATTAGTGGCTGTTATTAGCATATGTATGGCACTAAAAATGAGTATAAACTTCATAAAAGGCAAAATGATATACTCATACTTTTTAAATTCACTGATAATATTTTGTCTCATACTTAATAGTGCTTCATTAGATTTCATGCTCTTCCCCCTCGTCACTCTTTTGCTCCTGCTCATAGGTATCTAGCTGTTTTAGTAACTTTCTATAATTCTTAAATCTTTGCTTCGCTGCCTGGTACTCTCTTCCATAAATAGCAGTTGAAATAGAAGTATAAATAATAAGTGCTGTAATCCAAGGTAAGAAGTAGGGTTTAAAATACACGTCTATAAGCTCCCATAGGGATTTGGGGAAAATAACCCCCTCATTTAAGATATTTAACGCACCCATTCCCACAAAAAAAAGTGTTATAATAGTAATTCCTAGTCTTGTTTTAAAGTTATTAATATATATATAATCCTCAATAAAGTAATTTAGCCTAGCTTGATCTTTCTTCATATGATTTTTTTCATATAAAGCTAGTTTTGTCATAAGAATAATCTTCTTTTGGTCAGTCAAATTATCTCATCCCCCTACCTGCACTTATTTATAGCCATCTACTGTATAGTTTCCTGCTGCATTCCAAAAAATCCATTCTTCTAGACCAGCATCATAAGTTCCTTGAATTTGAGCTTTTATTTGCTCTGGACCATAAAGGAGATATGGCTTTAAACTCTTCAGTGTAAAATCCTGTAGCCATGGTCTTATAATGGCTTTTCGCTGACTTCTTTCATTCTCTCTTATTAAGTCCTGTCCCTTTTCCATTGTATTTAATATTATATCATAAGCGTCAAGATGAGGATAGGCAATTCCAAATGTCCCCTCTGCATAGTGTGAAGGATAGACCATTGGACAAATATAATCTAAATACTGGCTCATAGCCGCAAAGTCTTGACCCACAATACTAGCATCCAGCTGGCTTAAAATAACAGCGCCAAATACATCTGCAGATACATACACCCCTTTTTGCTGCAAATGCTGACAAGCATACTTTGTAAATGCAGTAATAATATCTACTTTTGAAGTGGTCTCATCTAATACGACCGTAGTAGGCTTCATAGACTCATGAAAACGGACATAGTCGAACTGTATTTCTTTAAAGCCTAGCTTAACAGCTTCATCACATATCTCTAAAAGATAATCCCAATTTGCTTTATTGTAAGGATCTAACCATGTATCACCTGCACTTGTTTCATAAATCTGGCCTGATAAGCTCTTAATAGCACGTTCTGGCTCTTTCTTAGCCACCACATTATCTTTGAAAGCCACTACTCTAGCTATAGGATAAATGCCTTCCTCGTAGAGCCTTGTCATCATACGACTGACATCCTTCATCGGTGGCTTAGCTAGTACAACACCTTTTTCTATTAACACTTCATTATCTGTTGCAAAAGTCAGATAGCCATTATCATTTTTAACGTCAATAATAAAACTATTAATCCCTGTTTCTCTTGCCATACTAATGTAATTCTCATAATCCATTACCTTACTGGGCGGAATATAAATACCCTTTACTTTTGTAGGTGCTTTATACAAGTCATATTTAACGCCAGTAGTAGGTAGATAAACATCTTTTTGAGGGCCTTTAGCTTCTTGTTCTAAAAAAGGGAAAAAGGTAATAAGGTCTTGCCCAAATTCGTTGTTTATACATATGCCAATAAATACCACACAAATAAGACTACATACAAAAAGTAGTCTTTTTCTCGCCCTTGACTTTTTCTTCTTATAAAAATAATAACTATTAACTGGCCTTAGTTTGTACTTTTTCATTTGTTAGCACCCCTGTACACACTCTTTTTCATTATATCACATCTTTTACTTAAATGCCTTTATTCAATATACCCTAATATACTCTATCATAATTGTTAATTTTTTGAAAAATATGCATTTTATTAAGTATTGCCTGTTATTAATATATTATACAAACCCTCACCCTTTCCCCTCGAATATACAACTATTTACCCACTAACATAAATAAGACTTGCAAATAATCTATTTGCAAGTCCTATTTTCATTTTATTTATTCACTAATTGGTTTCATAGTTGGGAATAATAATACATCTCTAATAGATGCTGAGTTAGTAAGGAGCATCACAAGTCTGTCCACACCAACTCCAAGGCCACCTGTTGGTGGTAAGCCGTATTCTAAAGCTGTTAAGAAGTCTTCATCAATTTCACAAGCTTCATCATCGCCAGCTGCTCTAAGCTCTTCTTGACGTTTGAAACGACCTCTTTGGTCGATTGGATCATTAAGCTCAGAGAATGCATTAGCATGTTCACGCCCAACGATGAAAAGTTCAAATCTTTCTGTGTACTCTGGGTCTAATGGTTTACGTTTAGAAAGAGGAGAAATTTCTACTGGATGTTCTGTTAAGAAGGTTGGCTGAATAAGGTGTTCTTCAACAAATTCCTCAAAGAATAAGTTAAGGATATCACCTTTCATATGATGTTCTTCAAAAGCAACATGTTTTTCTTTAGCAATAGCTCTAGCTTCTTCAAGATCTTTAATTGCTCTAAAGTCTACTCCTGTATATTGTTTAACAGCATCTACCATAGAAATTCTAGCAAATGGTTTGTCAAGGTCGATTGTTACGCCATCATACTCAATAACTGCTGTTCCATTGACTTCTTTGCATACGTGTCTAATCATTTCTTCTGTAATATCCATCATATCATTGTAATCAGCAAAAGCTTGATATAATTCCATAATTGTAAACTCTGGATTATGTCTGATTGACATACCCTCGTTACGGAATACCCTACCGATTTCATAAACGCGATCAAAACCACCTACGATTAAGCGTTTTAACTTAAGTTCTGGTGCAATTCTCATATACATATCAATATCTAAGGCATTGTGGTGTGTCACAAATGGACGTGCAGCTGCTCCACCTGCAATTGAGTGAAGTACAGGTGTTTCCACTTCGATAAAGTCTTTGTTATCTAAGAAGTTTCTCATTGAACGAATGATAGCACTACGTTTTAAGAAAGTATCTTTAACTTCAGGATTCACAATAAGGTCTACGTAACGTTGACGATATCTCATCTCTGTATCTTTAAGACCATGATATTTTTCAGGCAATATTTGTAAACTCTTAGATAAAAGTGTTACAGATTTTGCACGTACAGAAATCTCACCTTTTTGTGTTCTAAAGATATAGCCCTCAATACCTACGATATCACCAATATCATATTTCTTGAAATCTGCATAATCTTCATCGCCTAATTCATCTTTTCTAACATAAGACTGAATACGTCCTTCTTGATCTTGAATGGTAATGAAAGATGCTTTACCCATATCACGTTTAGCCATAATACGACCAGCTACTGATAAATGAGTTTTCTCTGACATCTCATGTTCTTCTAAGGTACTTTCGATGCTTTCAAAGTGTGCTTTAGCACTTTCACTATGTGCTGTTACATCAAACTTAGTAATTTTGAAAGGATCTTTCCCTTTTTCTTGAAGACCTGCAAGTTTGTCATATCTTACTTTAATTAATTCGCTAACGTTTTCTTGTACTTGTTCTTGTACTTGATTTTGATCAGACACTACTGATTCCTCCTCGTTTGTAATGCTTAGTTTGTAATACCTAAAATTTCATATTTATCAACACCCTCAGATGTTTCAACTTCTACAATATCTCCTACTCTACGGTTCATAAGTGCAGCACCTACTGGAGATTCATTTGAAATTCTACCATTGACAGGATCTGCTTCTGTTGAACCTACAATAAGGTAATCTACTTCTTCTTCAAAAGTATGATCATAAAGTCTTACTGTATAACCAGGTTTTACAATCTCTACTGCACCTTCTTCTGCTTCAATAACAACAGCATTTTTAAGCATTGTTTCAAGTTCAACAATTCTTACTTCAATTTCTGCTTGTTCTTCTTTAGCAGCATCATATTCAGCATTTTCAGAAAGGTCGCCTTGTGCTCTTGCTTCTTTTAATTTTTCAGCCACATCATTACGGCGTGTTGTTTTTAAGTTTTCAAGTTCTGCCTCTAACTTTTTAATCCCCTCATATGTGAGTAATACTGATTTGCTTGACATATTTTTACTCCCTTTCTTATACCTCTAATTATTTTATATATTTTAGTAACGCTTATGTCTATCTCTATGTTTTTTACATTTTATAATTTAACAATTATACCTTACACACCTTGTATTGTCAACTTAATCACCTTTGGCTAGCGTAGGTATATGTTCAT
Coding sequences:
- the greA gene encoding transcription elongation factor GreA, with amino-acid sequence MSSKSVLLTYEGIKKLEAELENLKTTRRNDVAEKLKEARAQGDLSENAEYDAAKEEQAEIEVRIVELETMLKNAVVIEAEEGAVEIVKPGYTVRLYDHTFEEEVDYLIVGSTEADPVNGRISNESPVGAALMNRRVGDIVEVETSEGVDKYEILGITN